A region of Vitis riparia cultivar Riparia Gloire de Montpellier isolate 1030 chromosome 1, EGFV_Vit.rip_1.0, whole genome shotgun sequence DNA encodes the following proteins:
- the LOC117922885 gene encoding uncharacterized protein LOC117922885, whose translation MTSSTVSRWLRPEVYPLFAAVGVAVGICGMQLVRNICTNPEVRVTKQNRTAGVLENFEEGERYAEHRLRKFVRNKEPQIMPSINKFFSDPNLD comes from the exons ATGACTTCTTCCACCGTGAGCAGATGGTTAAGGCCTGAG GTGTATCCTCTCTTTGCAGCAGTTGGTGTGGCTGTTGGCATTTGCGGAATGCAGCTTGTTAGAAATATCTGCACCAACCCTGAAGTGAG GGTGACCAAGCAGAATAGAACTGCAGGAGTACTGGAGAACTTTGAAGAAGGTGAGAGATATGCAGAACATAGGCTAAGGAAGTTTGTTCGCAACAAAGAGCCTCAGATCATGCCATCTATCAACAAGTTCTTCTCTGACCCAAACTTAGACTAG
- the LOC117918295 gene encoding putative ABC transporter C family member 15 isoform X2 yields the protein MEVFFRFLHWGALMDSSLGLINVAFFWLLLTWVLVGVLRKRRDGGGADSENEPTMRKSTVFTVVSVLSNAIICVSHLGFCLYEFWSLKTINLVHIFSAMTWVLAAIITVSCFRNSTTRENKRWPLILTSWWVFSSILSSLSVSAYLVTRLKILTLPDFWPDFVPQATIDDFASLIPLWILLCFNVLPFNCGKKRSDLEHPLLESEGGNLSHGVDPYSSAGIWSKLTFLWLNPLFRKGRVQKLQLHHIPSVPQSEKAETASSLLEETLRKQKTEVSSVTKALFCSVWRSLAINAVFAGGSLFLHLLLVLGDDSSYYYGLVLSLIFFMAKTLESLSQRQWYLGGQRIGIRVRAALMVLVYKKSLSIKYAGSNSGKIINLINVDVDRIGDFCLCIHGVWLLPVQVGLALVILYRNLGAAPSMTALFATVLVMVGNTPLAKRQERLHSKIMEAKDSRIKATSETLKSMRVLKLHSWEDTFLNKIKALRETERHWLKRYLYTCSAVAFLFWTSPTLVSVITFAVCIVLKTPLTTGRVLSALATFRILQEPIYNLPELISMIAQTKVSMNRIQLFIQEEDQKKLATYPTSESSEVSIDIEVGEYAWTCDENLKSTIKIDQRMIIMKGYKVAVCGSVGSGKSSLLCSILGEIPRISGTGSKVYGSKAYVPQSAWIQTGTIRDNVLFGKEINKAFYEDVLEACALDRDIQLWYNGDLSVVGERGMNLSGGQKQRIQLARAIYSESDVYFLDDPFSAVDAHTGAHLFQKCLMQILSQKTVIYVTHQLEFLDASDLVLVMKDGIIVQSGKYEDLIADPNSELVRQMTAHSKSLDQVNPSQENCFTNKPPQKKKIDLIEENSHDPISNGKLLDGIHKEETESGRVKWHVYSTFITSAYKGGLVPVILLCQVLFQGLQMGSNYWIAWATEEEGRVSREQLIGVFSLLSGGSSIFILGRAVLLSTIAIETARHLFSEMIKAVFRAPISFFDSTPSSQILNRSSTDQSTVDTDIPYRLAGLAFALIQLLSIIVLMSQVAWQVFLLFVSILAISIWYQAYYIATARELARMVGVRKAPILHHFSESVAGAATIRCFNQDDRFLRRNLSLIDDYSRVAFHNTATMEWLCVRINFLFNLVFFLVLVILVSLPRSAISPSLAGLAATYGLNLNVLQAWVIWNLCNVENKMISVERILQFTKIPSEAPLVIENCRPSLEWPSNGRIDLDNLHVRYTPTLPMVLKGITCTFPGERKIGVVGRTGSGKSTLIQALFRVVEPSEGQILIDGVDISKMGLKDLRSRLSIIPQDPTLFQGTMRTNLDPLGEHSDQEIWEVLNKCRLAEIIGQDKGLLNARVAEDGENWSVGQRQLVCLARVLLQRRKILVLDEATASVDTATDNLIQKTIREETSKCTVITVAHRIPTVIDNDLVLVLDEGKVVEYDSPPQLLKDSSSAFSKLVMEFRRRSSKSSSS from the exons ATGGAGGTGTTCTTCAGATTTTTGCATTGGGGAGCTCTGATGGATTCCTCTCTGGGTCTTATCAATGTGGCATTCTTTTGGCTGCTTTTGAcgtgggttttggtgggggttTTGAGAAAAAGGAGAGATGGTGGTGGTGCAGATTCAGAAAATGAACCAACAATGAGAAAATCTACAGTTTTTACCGTGGTTTCTGTTCTGTCCAATGCAATAATCTGTGTTTCTCACCTGGGTTTTTGTTTGTATGAGTTCTGGAGTCTGAAAACCATCAATCTTGTACATATCTTCTCAGCCATGACTTGGGTTTTAGCAGCCATAATCACAGTATCATGTTTCAGAAACAGTACTActagagaaaacaaaaggtgGCCTCTAATTCTTACTTCGTGGTGGGTCTTTTCCAGCATTTTGAGTTCGCTTTCTGTTTCAGCCTATCTTGTCACCCGGTTAAAAATCCTAACCTTGCCTGATTTTTGGCCTGATTTCGTACCTCAAGCTACCATTGATGATTTTGCTTCTCTAATTCCTTTGTGGATTCTTCTCTGTTTCAATGTTCTGCCTTTTAATTGTGGTAAGAAACGCAGTGATCTTGAACACCCATTGCTAGAAAGTGAGGGAGGAAATCTCTCTCATGGTGTTGATCCTTACAGCAGTGCTGGAATTTGGAGCAAACTCACATTCTTGTGGCTCAATCCACTCTTCAGAAAAGGCCGAGTTCAAAAACTTCAGTTACACCATATCCCTTCAGTTCCTCAATCTGAGAAGGCTGAAACGGCCTCTTCCTTGTTAGAAGAAACGCTGAGGAAACAGAAAACTGAAGTTTCATCAGTGACAAAAGCTTTGTTCTGTTCTGTATGGAGATCCCTGGCCATAAATGCAGTTTTTGCAGGTGGGTCTTTGTTCTTGCATCTCCTTCTAGTTTTG GGTGATGATTCAAGCTACTATTATGGGCTGGTTCTTTCATTGATCTTCTTCATGGCAAAGACTCTGGAATCTCTATCACAAAGACAATGGTACTTGGGTGGGCAGCGGATTGGCATCAGAGTGCGGGCAGCTCTCATGGTACTGGTTTACAAGAAGTCTCTATCGATCAAGTATGCTGGCTCCAATAGTgggaaaatcataaatttaatcaaCGTGGATGTGGATAGAATTGGAGACTTCTGCCTTTGTATTCATGGAGTTTGGTTGCTTCCAGTTCAGGTTGGCCTGGCTCTTGTCATCCTTTATAGGAATCTTGGTGCTGCCCCATCCATGACTGCTCTATTTGCCACTGTTTTGGTGATGGTGGGAAACACCCCATTAGCTAAAAGACAAGAAAGGCTCCACTCAAAGATCATGGAAGCAAAAGACTCGAGAATCAAAGCTACTTCAGAGACTCTGAAGAGCATGAGAGTCTTGAAACTGCACTCTTGGGAGGACacctttttgaataaaattaaggCACTTAGAGAAACCGAGAGACATTGGCTAAAGAGGTACCTCTATACATGCTCAGCAGTGGCCTTCCTCTTTTGGACTTCTCCCACCTTAGTTTCAGTTATAACATTTGCTGTCTGCATTGTATTGAAAACACCATTAACAACAGGTAGAGTTCTCTCAGCTTTAGCAACTTTTCGAATCCTGCAAGAGCCCATCTACAACCTGCCAGAGCTCATTTCCATGATTGCTCAAACAAAAGTCTCCATGAATCGGATCCAACTGTTCATCCAAGAAGAAGATCAAAAGAAGCTCGCAACCTATCCTACTTCAGAATCATCTGAAGTCTCCATTGATATTGAGGTAGGAGAATACGCTTGGACATGTGATGAAAATTTGAAGTCAACAATCAAAATTGATCAACGGATGATAATTATGAAAGGTTACAAGGTTGCAGTTTGTGGGTCAGTTGGATCTGGCAAATCAAGCTTACTCTGTAGCATACTTGGCGAGATCCCCAGGATCTCTGGGACAGGAAGTAAGGTATATGGATCAAAAGCTTATGTCCCACAGAGTGCTTGGATTCAAACTGGGACAATCAGGGATAATGTGTTGTTTGGAAAGGAAATTAACAAGGCTTTCTATGAGGATGTCTTGGAAGCATGTGCTTTGGATAGGGACATTCAGCTTTGGTATAATGGAGACTTGAGTGTTGTGGGAGAGCGAGGGATGAACTTGAGTGGAGGGCAAAAGCAGAGGATCCAACTGGCAAGGGCAATCTATAGCGAGTCAGATGTGTATTTCCTAGATGATCCTTTCAGTGCTGTTGATGCACATACCGGAGCACACCTGTTCCAG AAATGTCTTATGCAAATCTTGTCTCAGAAGACTGTCATTTATGTCACCCATCAGCTGGAGTTCTTGGATGCTTCAGACCTTGTTCTG GTGATGAAGGATGGCATAATAGTTCAATCTGGAAAATATGAAGATTTGATTGCAGATCCAAATAGTGAACTTGTTAGACAGATGACTGCCCACAGCAAATCTCTAGACCAAGTGAACCCATCCCAAGAGAACTGCTTCACCAATAAACCCCcgcagaaaaagaaaattgaccTCATAGAAGAAAATTCGCATGACCCCATCAGCAATGGCAAGCTTTTAGATGGAATCCATAAGGAAGAAACAGAATCTGGTCGGGTAAAATGGCATGTTTATTCAACCTTTATCACTTCTGCCTATAAAGGAGGTCTGGTTCCAGTTATCCTTTTGTGTCAAGTTCTATTCCAAGGGCTGCAGATGGGCAGTAATTACTGGATTGCTTGGGCAACTGAGGAGGAAGGCAGGGTTAGCAGAGAGCAGTTGATAGGGGTATTTTCTTTGTTGTCTGGGGGAAGCTCCATATTCATATTAGGAAGGGCAGTTCTGTTATCAACTATCGCCATTGAGACTGCACGCCACCTCTTCTCTGAAATGATCAAAGCAGTTTTTCGGGCACCCATTTCATTCTTTGACTCAACCCCCTCAAGTCAAATCCTCAATAGA TCTTCTACAGATCAAAGCACAGTAGACACAGACATTCCATACAGATTGGCTGGATTAGCATTTGCACTTATTCAGCTATTAAGTATCATTGTTCTCATGTCCCAAGTTGCCTGGCAGGTCTTCCTTCTCTTTGTATCCATCCTTGCGATCTCCATATGGTATCAG GCTTACTACATTGCTACTGCCAGAGAATTAGCTAGGATGGTTGGGGTTCGAAAAGCTCCAATCCTCCACCACTTTTCAGAATCTGTCGCTGGGGCAGCAACAATTCGTTGCTTCAATCAAGACGATCGCTTCTTGAGAAGAAATCTCAGCttgattgatgattattctcgtgTTGCCTTCCACAACACTGCCACAATGGAATGGCTCTGCGTTCGGATAAACTTTCTTTTCaaccttgttttctttttggtgcTTGTCATCCTGGTGAGCTTGCCGAGGTCAGCCATTAGTCCCA GTTTGGCAGGACTGGCAGCTACATATGGTTTGAATCTAAATGTTCTCCAAGCCTGGGTGATATGGAACCTATGCAATGTAGAGAACAAAATGATTTCAGTGGAGAGAATTCTTCAATTCACCAAAATACCAAGTGAAGCTCCATTAGTGATTGAGAATTGTAGGCCAAGCCTTGAATGGCCAAGCAATGGAAGAATAGACCTCGACAACCTCCATGTCCGATATACCCCTACTCTCCCAATGGTTCTCAAAGGTATAACTTGCACCTTCCCAGGAGAAAGGAAAATTGGTGTAGTGGGCAGAACAGGAAGTGGAAAGTCAACATTAATCCAAGCTCTCTTCCGAGTCGTTGAGCCCTCAGAAGGCCAGATACTCATTGATGGGGTAGATATCAGTAAGATGGGTTTGAAGGATTTGAGGTCTCGCTTGAGCATAATTCCTCAAGACCCAACACTGTTTCAAGGAACCATGAGAACTAATTTGGATCCTCTAGGAGAGCATTCAGATCAAGAAATCTGGGAG GTGCTGAACAAGTGTCGTCTTGCAGAGATTATAGGACAGGATAAGGGGCTTCTTAATGCACGAG TTGCAGAAGATGGAGAAAATTGGAGTGTTGGACAAAGACAGCTTGTTTGCCTGGCTAGAGTTCTACTGCAGAGGAGGAAAATTCTGGTGTTGGATGAGGCTACAGCTTCAGTGGACACGGCAACAGATAATTTGATTCAGAAAACAATAAGAGAAGAAACAAGCAAATGCACAGTCATCACGGTCGCCCATCGCATACCCACTGTCATTGACAATGACCTGGTTCTGGTCCTGGATGAAG GCAAGGTTGTTGAGTATGACTCACCGCCTCAGTTACTCAAGGACAGTTCTTCTGCATTCTCGAAATTGGTGATGGAGTTCCGGAGGAGATCATCCAAGAGTAGTTCGTCATGA
- the LOC117918295 gene encoding putative ABC transporter C family member 15 isoform X1: MEVFFRFLHWGALMDSSLGLINVAFFWLLLTWVLVGVLRKRRDGGGADSENEPTMRKSTVFTVVSVLSNAIICVSHLGFCLYEFWSLKTINLVHIFSAMTWVLAAIITVSCFRNSTTRENKRWPLILTSWWVFSSILSSLSVSAYLVTRLKILTLPDFWPDFVPQATIDDFASLIPLWILLCFNVLPFNCGKKRSDLEHPLLESEGGNLSHGVDPYSSAGIWSKLTFLWLNPLFRKGRVQKLQLHHIPSVPQSEKAETASSLLEETLRKQKTEVSSVTKALFCSVWRSLAINAVFAGANTIASYMGPFLITHFVNFLSGKGDDSSYYYGLVLSLIFFMAKTLESLSQRQWYLGGQRIGIRVRAALMVLVYKKSLSIKYAGSNSGKIINLINVDVDRIGDFCLCIHGVWLLPVQVGLALVILYRNLGAAPSMTALFATVLVMVGNTPLAKRQERLHSKIMEAKDSRIKATSETLKSMRVLKLHSWEDTFLNKIKALRETERHWLKRYLYTCSAVAFLFWTSPTLVSVITFAVCIVLKTPLTTGRVLSALATFRILQEPIYNLPELISMIAQTKVSMNRIQLFIQEEDQKKLATYPTSESSEVSIDIEVGEYAWTCDENLKSTIKIDQRMIIMKGYKVAVCGSVGSGKSSLLCSILGEIPRISGTGSKVYGSKAYVPQSAWIQTGTIRDNVLFGKEINKAFYEDVLEACALDRDIQLWYNGDLSVVGERGMNLSGGQKQRIQLARAIYSESDVYFLDDPFSAVDAHTGAHLFQKCLMQILSQKTVIYVTHQLEFLDASDLVLVMKDGIIVQSGKYEDLIADPNSELVRQMTAHSKSLDQVNPSQENCFTNKPPQKKKIDLIEENSHDPISNGKLLDGIHKEETESGRVKWHVYSTFITSAYKGGLVPVILLCQVLFQGLQMGSNYWIAWATEEEGRVSREQLIGVFSLLSGGSSIFILGRAVLLSTIAIETARHLFSEMIKAVFRAPISFFDSTPSSQILNRSSTDQSTVDTDIPYRLAGLAFALIQLLSIIVLMSQVAWQVFLLFVSILAISIWYQAYYIATARELARMVGVRKAPILHHFSESVAGAATIRCFNQDDRFLRRNLSLIDDYSRVAFHNTATMEWLCVRINFLFNLVFFLVLVILVSLPRSAISPSLAGLAATYGLNLNVLQAWVIWNLCNVENKMISVERILQFTKIPSEAPLVIENCRPSLEWPSNGRIDLDNLHVRYTPTLPMVLKGITCTFPGERKIGVVGRTGSGKSTLIQALFRVVEPSEGQILIDGVDISKMGLKDLRSRLSIIPQDPTLFQGTMRTNLDPLGEHSDQEIWEVLNKCRLAEIIGQDKGLLNARVAEDGENWSVGQRQLVCLARVLLQRRKILVLDEATASVDTATDNLIQKTIREETSKCTVITVAHRIPTVIDNDLVLVLDEGKVVEYDSPPQLLKDSSSAFSKLVMEFRRRSSKSSSS, encoded by the exons ATGGAGGTGTTCTTCAGATTTTTGCATTGGGGAGCTCTGATGGATTCCTCTCTGGGTCTTATCAATGTGGCATTCTTTTGGCTGCTTTTGAcgtgggttttggtgggggttTTGAGAAAAAGGAGAGATGGTGGTGGTGCAGATTCAGAAAATGAACCAACAATGAGAAAATCTACAGTTTTTACCGTGGTTTCTGTTCTGTCCAATGCAATAATCTGTGTTTCTCACCTGGGTTTTTGTTTGTATGAGTTCTGGAGTCTGAAAACCATCAATCTTGTACATATCTTCTCAGCCATGACTTGGGTTTTAGCAGCCATAATCACAGTATCATGTTTCAGAAACAGTACTActagagaaaacaaaaggtgGCCTCTAATTCTTACTTCGTGGTGGGTCTTTTCCAGCATTTTGAGTTCGCTTTCTGTTTCAGCCTATCTTGTCACCCGGTTAAAAATCCTAACCTTGCCTGATTTTTGGCCTGATTTCGTACCTCAAGCTACCATTGATGATTTTGCTTCTCTAATTCCTTTGTGGATTCTTCTCTGTTTCAATGTTCTGCCTTTTAATTGTGGTAAGAAACGCAGTGATCTTGAACACCCATTGCTAGAAAGTGAGGGAGGAAATCTCTCTCATGGTGTTGATCCTTACAGCAGTGCTGGAATTTGGAGCAAACTCACATTCTTGTGGCTCAATCCACTCTTCAGAAAAGGCCGAGTTCAAAAACTTCAGTTACACCATATCCCTTCAGTTCCTCAATCTGAGAAGGCTGAAACGGCCTCTTCCTTGTTAGAAGAAACGCTGAGGAAACAGAAAACTGAAGTTTCATCAGTGACAAAAGCTTTGTTCTGTTCTGTATGGAGATCCCTGGCCATAAATGCAGTTTTTGCAG GGGCAAATACAATTGCTTCCTATATGGGTCCCTTCTTAATAACACACTTTGTGAATTTCTTATCCGGAAAGGGTGATGATTCAAGCTACTATTATGGGCTGGTTCTTTCATTGATCTTCTTCATGGCAAAGACTCTGGAATCTCTATCACAAAGACAATGGTACTTGGGTGGGCAGCGGATTGGCATCAGAGTGCGGGCAGCTCTCATGGTACTGGTTTACAAGAAGTCTCTATCGATCAAGTATGCTGGCTCCAATAGTgggaaaatcataaatttaatcaaCGTGGATGTGGATAGAATTGGAGACTTCTGCCTTTGTATTCATGGAGTTTGGTTGCTTCCAGTTCAGGTTGGCCTGGCTCTTGTCATCCTTTATAGGAATCTTGGTGCTGCCCCATCCATGACTGCTCTATTTGCCACTGTTTTGGTGATGGTGGGAAACACCCCATTAGCTAAAAGACAAGAAAGGCTCCACTCAAAGATCATGGAAGCAAAAGACTCGAGAATCAAAGCTACTTCAGAGACTCTGAAGAGCATGAGAGTCTTGAAACTGCACTCTTGGGAGGACacctttttgaataaaattaaggCACTTAGAGAAACCGAGAGACATTGGCTAAAGAGGTACCTCTATACATGCTCAGCAGTGGCCTTCCTCTTTTGGACTTCTCCCACCTTAGTTTCAGTTATAACATTTGCTGTCTGCATTGTATTGAAAACACCATTAACAACAGGTAGAGTTCTCTCAGCTTTAGCAACTTTTCGAATCCTGCAAGAGCCCATCTACAACCTGCCAGAGCTCATTTCCATGATTGCTCAAACAAAAGTCTCCATGAATCGGATCCAACTGTTCATCCAAGAAGAAGATCAAAAGAAGCTCGCAACCTATCCTACTTCAGAATCATCTGAAGTCTCCATTGATATTGAGGTAGGAGAATACGCTTGGACATGTGATGAAAATTTGAAGTCAACAATCAAAATTGATCAACGGATGATAATTATGAAAGGTTACAAGGTTGCAGTTTGTGGGTCAGTTGGATCTGGCAAATCAAGCTTACTCTGTAGCATACTTGGCGAGATCCCCAGGATCTCTGGGACAGGAAGTAAGGTATATGGATCAAAAGCTTATGTCCCACAGAGTGCTTGGATTCAAACTGGGACAATCAGGGATAATGTGTTGTTTGGAAAGGAAATTAACAAGGCTTTCTATGAGGATGTCTTGGAAGCATGTGCTTTGGATAGGGACATTCAGCTTTGGTATAATGGAGACTTGAGTGTTGTGGGAGAGCGAGGGATGAACTTGAGTGGAGGGCAAAAGCAGAGGATCCAACTGGCAAGGGCAATCTATAGCGAGTCAGATGTGTATTTCCTAGATGATCCTTTCAGTGCTGTTGATGCACATACCGGAGCACACCTGTTCCAG AAATGTCTTATGCAAATCTTGTCTCAGAAGACTGTCATTTATGTCACCCATCAGCTGGAGTTCTTGGATGCTTCAGACCTTGTTCTG GTGATGAAGGATGGCATAATAGTTCAATCTGGAAAATATGAAGATTTGATTGCAGATCCAAATAGTGAACTTGTTAGACAGATGACTGCCCACAGCAAATCTCTAGACCAAGTGAACCCATCCCAAGAGAACTGCTTCACCAATAAACCCCcgcagaaaaagaaaattgaccTCATAGAAGAAAATTCGCATGACCCCATCAGCAATGGCAAGCTTTTAGATGGAATCCATAAGGAAGAAACAGAATCTGGTCGGGTAAAATGGCATGTTTATTCAACCTTTATCACTTCTGCCTATAAAGGAGGTCTGGTTCCAGTTATCCTTTTGTGTCAAGTTCTATTCCAAGGGCTGCAGATGGGCAGTAATTACTGGATTGCTTGGGCAACTGAGGAGGAAGGCAGGGTTAGCAGAGAGCAGTTGATAGGGGTATTTTCTTTGTTGTCTGGGGGAAGCTCCATATTCATATTAGGAAGGGCAGTTCTGTTATCAACTATCGCCATTGAGACTGCACGCCACCTCTTCTCTGAAATGATCAAAGCAGTTTTTCGGGCACCCATTTCATTCTTTGACTCAACCCCCTCAAGTCAAATCCTCAATAGA TCTTCTACAGATCAAAGCACAGTAGACACAGACATTCCATACAGATTGGCTGGATTAGCATTTGCACTTATTCAGCTATTAAGTATCATTGTTCTCATGTCCCAAGTTGCCTGGCAGGTCTTCCTTCTCTTTGTATCCATCCTTGCGATCTCCATATGGTATCAG GCTTACTACATTGCTACTGCCAGAGAATTAGCTAGGATGGTTGGGGTTCGAAAAGCTCCAATCCTCCACCACTTTTCAGAATCTGTCGCTGGGGCAGCAACAATTCGTTGCTTCAATCAAGACGATCGCTTCTTGAGAAGAAATCTCAGCttgattgatgattattctcgtgTTGCCTTCCACAACACTGCCACAATGGAATGGCTCTGCGTTCGGATAAACTTTCTTTTCaaccttgttttctttttggtgcTTGTCATCCTGGTGAGCTTGCCGAGGTCAGCCATTAGTCCCA GTTTGGCAGGACTGGCAGCTACATATGGTTTGAATCTAAATGTTCTCCAAGCCTGGGTGATATGGAACCTATGCAATGTAGAGAACAAAATGATTTCAGTGGAGAGAATTCTTCAATTCACCAAAATACCAAGTGAAGCTCCATTAGTGATTGAGAATTGTAGGCCAAGCCTTGAATGGCCAAGCAATGGAAGAATAGACCTCGACAACCTCCATGTCCGATATACCCCTACTCTCCCAATGGTTCTCAAAGGTATAACTTGCACCTTCCCAGGAGAAAGGAAAATTGGTGTAGTGGGCAGAACAGGAAGTGGAAAGTCAACATTAATCCAAGCTCTCTTCCGAGTCGTTGAGCCCTCAGAAGGCCAGATACTCATTGATGGGGTAGATATCAGTAAGATGGGTTTGAAGGATTTGAGGTCTCGCTTGAGCATAATTCCTCAAGACCCAACACTGTTTCAAGGAACCATGAGAACTAATTTGGATCCTCTAGGAGAGCATTCAGATCAAGAAATCTGGGAG GTGCTGAACAAGTGTCGTCTTGCAGAGATTATAGGACAGGATAAGGGGCTTCTTAATGCACGAG TTGCAGAAGATGGAGAAAATTGGAGTGTTGGACAAAGACAGCTTGTTTGCCTGGCTAGAGTTCTACTGCAGAGGAGGAAAATTCTGGTGTTGGATGAGGCTACAGCTTCAGTGGACACGGCAACAGATAATTTGATTCAGAAAACAATAAGAGAAGAAACAAGCAAATGCACAGTCATCACGGTCGCCCATCGCATACCCACTGTCATTGACAATGACCTGGTTCTGGTCCTGGATGAAG GCAAGGTTGTTGAGTATGACTCACCGCCTCAGTTACTCAAGGACAGTTCTTCTGCATTCTCGAAATTGGTGATGGAGTTCCGGAGGAGATCATCCAAGAGTAGTTCGTCATGA
- the LOC117914160 gene encoding mitotic spindle checkpoint protein MAD2 — MASRTATKDIITLRGSAAIVSEFFGYAANSILYNRGVYPEESFGKVKKYGLPMLLTQDEGVKSFIANLTAQLSEWLEAGKLQRVVLVIMSKATNEVLERWNFSIETDGEVVENGVSREKSDKEIMREIQAIMRQIASSITYLPCIDEPCVFDVLAYTDTDVAVPFTWIESDPKLIANPQMVKLHSFDTKIHKVDTLVSYKNDEWDED; from the exons ATGGCTTCAAGAACTGCCACCAAAGACATCATCACTTTACGGGGTTCCGCCGCAATCGTCAGCGAATTTTTTG GTTATGCTGCAAACAG TATTCTATACAATCGCGGAGTTTATCCGGAAGAATCTTTTGGAAAAGTGAAGAAATATGGCCTTCCAATGCTGCTTACTCAAGATGAGGGTGTTAAATCGTTCATTGCTAACCTAACGGCTCAGCTTTCGG AATGGCTAGAAGCTGGAAAGCTACAGAGGGTGGTTCTTGTAATAATGAGCAAGGCAACAAATGAGGTGTTGGAGAGATGGAACTTCAGCATTGAAACCGATGGTGAAGTCGTTGAGAATGG GGTGTCAAGGGAGAAGAGTGACAAAGAGATTATGAGAGAGATACAAGCAATCATGCGACAGATTGCTTCCAGCATCACTTATTTGCCATGCATCGATGAACCCT GTGTGTTTGATGTGTTAGCATACACTGACACGGATGTTGCAGTTCCATTCACCTGGATTGAGAGTGACCCCAAACTGATTGCCAATCCACAGATGGTCAAACTGCATTCTTTTGATACCAAG ATACACAAGGTTGACACTCTTGTTTCATACAAGAACGATGAATGGGATGAGGATTAG